One genomic segment of Mytilus galloprovincialis chromosome 5, xbMytGall1.hap1.1, whole genome shotgun sequence includes these proteins:
- the LOC143074084 gene encoding uncharacterized protein LOC143074084, with translation MHFKAPAPNVIPPAPCEAPSNCQSDSGIVCPQGGSIPKECFDDTTTTDKTITTTVAHSTITTSDTPTTNSQTQPTTTTLDTPTTSSQTQPTTTTSDTSTTSSQTQLTTTTSDNPTTSSQTQPTTTTSDIPTTRSQTQPTTTTSDTPTTSSQTQPTTTTSDTPTTSSQTQPITTTTDNPTTTRAKKPCEDCKQPEAT, from the exons ATGCATTTTAAAG CTCCAGCGCCAAATGTAATACCTCCTGCTCCCTGTGAAGCTCCATCGAACTGTCAATCAGATAGTGGCATAGTCTGTCCGCAAGGAGGGAGTATTCCAAAAGAATGTTTTGACGATACGACCACTACAGACAAAACAATCACGACTACTGTTGCACATTCGACCATAACCACTTCAGACACTCCAACAACGAATTCTCAAACACAACCTACCACGACCACTTTAGATACTCCAACCACGAGTTCACAAACACAACCTACCACGACTACTTCAGACACTTCAACCACGAGTTCACAAACACAACTTACCACCACCACTTCAGACAATCCAACCACAAGTTCACAAACACAACCTACCACGACCACTTCAGACATTCCAACCACGAGGTCACAAACACAACCTACCACGACCACTTCAGACACTCCAACCACGAGTTCACAAACACAACCTACCACGACCACTTCAGACACTCCAACCACGAGTTCACAAACACAACCTATCACGACCACTACTGACAATCCTACAACCACTCGAGCTAAGAAACCATGCG AGGATTGCAAACAGCCAGAGGCTACATGA